One Phocaeicola dorei genomic region harbors:
- a CDS encoding DUF4858 domain-containing protein, producing MKRIFFLLLCFCFSVLSFAQRTNEAKQLTKQDSLRLQQLLSGQVEIVIDDETQKEIDRLFNPEKWKMKSTPFPKKNMKFETELPRYYISQVDTIDGRGYIRLLPYGPFETPEEEQIYVEIPINKELLAGYDSRLEPAPAGKFTPSALMVGAGISATFDADKLLGIIFSKKMRAKARNAKEADAWKSY from the coding sequence ATGAAACGTATATTCTTCCTTTTGTTATGTTTTTGTTTCTCGGTGTTGTCATTTGCCCAGAGAACGAATGAGGCTAAGCAGTTGACCAAACAGGACTCTTTGCGTTTGCAGCAACTATTGAGCGGTCAAGTCGAAATTGTGATAGATGATGAAACACAGAAAGAAATTGACAGATTGTTCAATCCTGAAAAGTGGAAAATGAAATCAACTCCCTTCCCTAAAAAAAACATGAAGTTTGAAACGGAACTTCCTCGTTATTATATCTCTCAAGTGGATACAATAGATGGTAGAGGGTATATCAGACTATTGCCGTATGGACCGTTTGAAACTCCGGAAGAGGAACAAATTTATGTAGAGATTCCTATCAACAAAGAGTTGCTGGCAGGCTATGATTCTCGTTTGGAACCTGCGCCGGCAGGCAAATTTACTCCTAGTGCTTTGATGGTGGGGGCGGGTATCAGTGCTACGTTTGATGCCGATAAGCTGCTCGGAATCATTTTCAGTAAGAAAATGCGTGCAAAAGCCCGTAATGCCAAAGAGGCTGATGCTTGGAAGAGTTATTGA
- a CDS encoding glycoside hydrolase family 28 protein, giving the protein MKLITFVCAVFLCLPSLAQEKFPDGTPVSDWFKDSKIVDINTLGKKYILTDYGVINDSTLLQTEKIQSAIDAAAQNGGGVIVIPKGTYLSGALFFKPKTHLHLEEGAVLKGSDDISNFPIIDTRMEGQSLKYFAALVNADKVDGFTLSGKGTIDGNGLRYWKSFWLRRKVNPQCTNMDELRPRLVHISHSNNVQLSGVRLINSPFWTTHLYKCNHIKILNLYIFSPERPVKAPSTDAIDIDVCSNVLVKNCYMSVNDDAIALKGGKGPWADQDPNNGGNSNIIIEDCTYGFCHGALTCGSESIHNRNIILRRIHITNANRLLWLKMRPDTPQQYEYILVEDITGDADHFLYIKPWTQFFDLKDRKDIPISYSNHVTMRNIDFKCDNFFSVEKSDQYQLTNFTFENLNIKAKNGKCDKEMIDNFIWKKVSINNIK; this is encoded by the coding sequence ATGAAATTAATAACTTTTGTATGTGCCGTCTTTCTATGCCTTCCGTCTTTGGCACAAGAAAAATTTCCGGACGGCACACCTGTATCCGATTGGTTTAAGGACAGTAAAATAGTAGATATAAACACATTAGGTAAAAAATACATTCTGACAGATTACGGCGTCATCAATGACAGTACCCTGTTACAAACAGAGAAAATACAATCTGCCATCGATGCTGCCGCACAAAATGGTGGCGGAGTTATCGTTATTCCCAAAGGAACCTATTTAAGCGGAGCGCTGTTCTTCAAACCCAAAACACACCTGCATCTGGAGGAAGGAGCTGTGTTGAAGGGAAGTGATGATATCAGCAACTTCCCCATCATAGACACCCGCATGGAAGGGCAAAGCTTGAAATATTTCGCGGCGTTGGTCAATGCCGACAAAGTGGATGGCTTTACGTTATCTGGAAAAGGAACTATTGATGGTAACGGATTAAGATATTGGAAATCATTTTGGCTTCGTCGAAAAGTCAATCCCCAATGTACCAATATGGATGAATTACGTCCCCGGCTGGTTCATATTTCCCATAGCAATAACGTCCAACTCTCAGGAGTACGCCTCATTAACTCTCCCTTTTGGACTACCCATCTTTATAAATGTAATCACATAAAAATATTGAACCTCTATATTTTCTCACCGGAGAGACCGGTAAAGGCTCCAAGTACGGATGCCATTGATATTGATGTATGCAGCAATGTACTGGTAAAGAACTGCTATATGTCTGTCAATGATGACGCCATAGCTTTAAAAGGCGGCAAAGGCCCTTGGGCAGACCAAGACCCGAATAATGGAGGAAATTCCAACATCATCATAGAAGATTGTACATACGGTTTCTGCCACGGCGCCCTCACTTGTGGAAGCGAATCCATCCACAATCGCAATATTATCTTGCGACGCATTCACATCACCAATGCCAATCGTTTGTTATGGTTAAAGATGCGGCCGGACACACCTCAACAATATGAATATATTCTGGTAGAAGATATCACCGGAGATGCAGATCATTTTCTGTATATCAAACCTTGGACGCAATTCTTTGACCTGAAAGATCGAAAAGACATTCCCATTTCTTACTCAAACCATGTGACAATGAGAAACATTGATTTTAAATGCGATAATTTCTTCAGTGTAGAAAAGTCTGATCAATATCAACTTACTAACTTTACATTCGAAAACCTAAACATTAAAGCTAAAAACGGGAAATGCGACAAAGAAATGATTGACAATTTCATTTGGAAAAAGGTAAGTATAAATAATATAAAATAA